One Bradyrhizobium sp. ISRA464 genomic window carries:
- a CDS encoding FkbM family methyltransferase: MIADLIYDVGLHKGEDAAFYLKKGFKVLGIEANPELVQHCRTRFRNEVATGQLRIIEGAIAPESDGPTITFYKNSDSVLSTINKNRAERTKKLGHKSECIVLPRIDVVDVYRSCGVPYFLKIDVEGADQLVLEGLKQQPNRPQYISVESDKIDFDEVEAQLGLLRDLGYRKFKAVQQQRVPGSRVDTKALDGSKVAHVFESGASGPFGEDLGSQWLDFDGIVRRYRSIFRDYRYFGDDSLLAKFPVLALPFKAVYKLCTGQRGSLPGWYDTHTCRPVDDAPDKIALTLPAWRRAQDLIVDSDPTREIDVSIVICTRNRASRLSGTLGAMRALRTDHAYEVIWVDNASTDDTTAVLQRAFVNDPASRYIRCERIGLGAARNLGWENARGRIVAFTDDDCYPSPDYVDAILAAFADHPGAGVIGGRILLYNPNHARITIEESEAPRVYPKRTFVRAGTLQGANLAFRREALLAIGGIDPDFGAGTRFPCEDIDAVTAVLWAGFDACYDPRPTVQHDHGRVDADVPALLNSYDRGRGSFYAKYILRPDTRATFILRWLSSTWRRRDWQGLRTLRTELRTAGQYAIAKRRFGALALAVPLGLAALAVQSVVSFGFSSGRRLWETRSR; the protein is encoded by the coding sequence ATGATTGCAGACTTGATCTACGACGTTGGCCTGCACAAGGGCGAGGATGCGGCCTTTTATCTCAAGAAAGGCTTCAAGGTTCTTGGGATTGAGGCCAACCCGGAGCTCGTGCAACACTGCCGGACGCGATTTCGCAACGAAGTCGCGACCGGGCAGTTGCGGATCATCGAGGGCGCAATCGCGCCGGAGTCCGACGGACCCACCATCACCTTCTACAAGAATTCGGACTCCGTCCTCTCCACCATCAACAAGAACAGAGCCGAGCGCACCAAGAAATTGGGCCACAAGAGCGAATGCATCGTGCTGCCGCGCATCGACGTTGTCGACGTCTACCGCTCCTGCGGCGTGCCCTATTTCCTCAAAATCGACGTCGAGGGAGCCGATCAGCTGGTGTTGGAAGGGCTGAAGCAGCAGCCCAACCGCCCGCAATACATTTCGGTCGAATCCGATAAGATCGACTTTGATGAGGTCGAGGCCCAGCTCGGCCTCTTGCGCGACCTTGGCTACCGGAAGTTTAAGGCGGTGCAGCAGCAGCGAGTTCCGGGATCACGGGTCGACACCAAGGCGCTTGACGGCTCGAAGGTCGCACATGTTTTCGAAAGCGGCGCGTCCGGTCCGTTCGGCGAAGATCTCGGCAGTCAATGGCTGGACTTTGACGGCATCGTACGCCGCTACCGATCGATATTCCGAGACTATCGGTACTTTGGCGACGACTCCCTGTTGGCCAAATTTCCCGTTTTGGCGCTGCCGTTCAAGGCGGTCTACAAGCTCTGCACGGGTCAACGCGGCTCGTTGCCCGGATGGTACGATACACATACATGCCGGCCTGTAGACGACGCTCCCGACAAAATCGCGCTCACCCTCCCCGCCTGGCGACGCGCGCAGGACCTGATCGTGGATTCTGATCCAACCAGAGAGATTGACGTATCGATCGTCATCTGCACGCGCAATCGTGCGAGCCGCCTGTCGGGGACGCTGGGCGCGATGCGGGCGTTGCGTACCGATCACGCTTACGAGGTGATCTGGGTCGACAACGCCTCGACCGACGATACAACGGCCGTGCTTCAGCGCGCTTTCGTCAACGACCCGGCTTCAAGATACATCCGCTGCGAGCGGATCGGTCTCGGCGCTGCCCGCAATCTCGGCTGGGAAAATGCCCGCGGCAGGATCGTCGCCTTCACTGACGACGACTGCTATCCTTCGCCCGACTATGTCGATGCGATCCTCGCGGCGTTTGCCGATCATCCCGGCGCGGGCGTGATCGGAGGCCGCATCCTTCTCTACAACCCGAACCACGCCAGGATCACGATCGAGGAAAGCGAGGCACCGCGCGTCTATCCAAAACGGACCTTTGTCAGGGCCGGCACGCTACAGGGCGCAAATCTCGCGTTTCGGCGCGAGGCCCTGCTGGCGATCGGCGGCATAGACCCCGACTTTGGCGCGGGCACGCGCTTTCCCTGCGAGGACATTGATGCGGTGACCGCAGTGCTGTGGGCGGGATTCGACGCCTGTTACGACCCCCGCCCGACCGTGCAGCACGATCATGGCCGCGTCGACGCCGACGTGCCGGCGCTGCTCAATTCGTATGATCGCGGCCGCGGCAGCTTTTACGCCAAGTACATCCTGCGGCCCGATACCCGAGCGACCTTCATCCTGCGCTGGCTCAGCTCGACCTGGCGCCGGCGCGACTGGCAAGGGCTTCGTACGCTGCGAACCGAGCTGCGCACGGCAGGCCAATACGCGATCGCCAAACGGAGATTTGGAGCGCTTGCGCTGGCCGTCCCGCTGGGTCTGGCCGCGCTGGCCGTACAGTCCGTCGTGTCCTTCGGCTTCTCGTCCGGGCGTCGTCTTTGGGAGACAAGGAGCCGGTGA
- a CDS encoding family 16 glycosylhydrolase has product MRHATRRTLLKGSVGLALTTVGPLTVFDTQAAAEGVLSFGDATITVVDTTVRSTELWAEVPVKLNAPTACTIVLEYETLNGNGTVGVLPGAATAGADFVTARGFLIFQPGDQVKLVKIRLVRPLAAGKSIVLQISDFGYPLFGHAHTTGEVKWSEQPPIVASYANDDVPLPPLPSHGSVIFSDRLLDRDFASDDGFTPSGTPCWQSRLVTGRRQEGNKELGYYADPALNPETTVWGIDPATGCRFIQAEYHKEGLSDGQGGKLAPGWRKETPFRFSAAMVTSRTLFNRITLNSYVEFNVRLMKVAGSWPGLWLLPVTPGWPPEIDVLEAYITASPQYREDVIFSSIHWKGEKGPDARGTAMPLGLVEEGANLFSRFNRFGCLIGKQQIVYYLNDKPYCAMPNLVGAGPWYMLMDVAIGGPAGEPSDPSAFPARMHIAGVKVIQF; this is encoded by the coding sequence ATGAGGCATGCGACGCGAAGAACGCTGCTCAAGGGCTCGGTCGGACTTGCATTGACGACCGTCGGCCCGCTCACGGTCTTCGACACACAGGCGGCGGCGGAAGGAGTATTGTCATTCGGCGACGCCACCATCACCGTGGTGGATACGACGGTGCGATCCACCGAGCTCTGGGCGGAAGTGCCCGTCAAGCTCAACGCGCCGACCGCGTGCACGATCGTGCTGGAATACGAGACGCTCAATGGAAACGGAACGGTCGGCGTGCTGCCCGGCGCGGCGACCGCCGGCGCCGACTTCGTCACGGCTCGCGGCTTCCTGATCTTTCAGCCCGGCGACCAGGTCAAACTGGTGAAGATCCGCCTTGTGCGGCCGCTTGCGGCGGGCAAGTCAATTGTCTTGCAGATATCGGACTTCGGATATCCGCTGTTCGGTCACGCGCACACCACCGGCGAGGTGAAATGGAGCGAGCAGCCCCCGATCGTGGCCTCCTATGCCAATGACGACGTCCCGCTGCCGCCGCTGCCTTCGCACGGCTCAGTGATATTTTCGGATCGTCTGCTCGATCGCGATTTCGCCAGCGACGACGGGTTTACGCCCAGCGGCACGCCGTGCTGGCAAAGTCGTCTTGTCACCGGACGTCGCCAGGAGGGCAACAAGGAATTGGGTTACTATGCCGACCCGGCGCTCAATCCGGAAACCACGGTGTGGGGAATAGACCCGGCAACGGGCTGCCGCTTCATCCAGGCCGAGTATCACAAGGAGGGGCTATCGGATGGACAGGGCGGCAAACTGGCGCCGGGCTGGCGGAAAGAAACGCCGTTCCGGTTTTCCGCCGCCATGGTGACATCGCGGACCTTGTTCAACCGCATCACCCTCAACAGTTACGTCGAGTTCAATGTCAGACTGATGAAGGTCGCAGGCAGCTGGCCGGGGCTGTGGTTGCTGCCTGTCACCCCCGGCTGGCCGCCGGAAATCGATGTCCTCGAGGCCTACATCACCGCATCGCCGCAGTATCGGGAAGACGTCATCTTCTCCAGCATTCACTGGAAGGGCGAGAAAGGACCCGACGCCCGCGGCACGGCGATGCCGCTCGGCCTGGTCGAAGAGGGCGCCAACCTGTTCTCCCGGTTCAACCGCTTCGGCTGCCTGATCGGGAAGCAACAGATCGTCTACTACCTAAACGACAAGCCCTATTGCGCCATGCCGAACCTGGTCGGCGCAGGGCCCTGGTACATGCTGATGGACGTTGCCATCGGCGGTCCGGCGGGCGAGCCGAGCGATCCCAGCGCTTTTCCCGCCAGAATGCATATCGCCGGCGTCAAGGTCATCCAGTTCTGA
- a CDS encoding polysaccharide pyruvyl transferase family protein: MKLYFYRSTAPNFGDDLNNVLMPKVFPGFFDEDDLTLFLAIGSVLFDHHPQQAMKVVFGSGFGQYTAAPRLDERWKVYCVRGPLTAQALGLDERLVAADAAVLVNRHLRKEVPKRFKVSYIPHWQSLLNGNWPRACELADVELIDPRWPVDRVLEMIQASSTVITEAMHGAIVADALRVPWVPVLPFHRSHRFKWSDWAGALRIDLRPYPTFPATLHDLWVSKTGRDGNWMSSKNRLIQLAVGAANDTLPYAAARGLRRLSEMEPVLSSDIALARAVSKLEEAADQIRRDFHR, translated from the coding sequence ATGAAACTCTACTTCTATCGGAGCACCGCACCGAACTTCGGCGACGATCTGAACAATGTGCTCATGCCGAAGGTCTTCCCGGGCTTCTTTGATGAAGACGATCTGACCCTGTTCCTCGCGATTGGGTCGGTCCTGTTCGACCATCATCCGCAGCAGGCCATGAAAGTGGTGTTTGGGTCGGGATTCGGGCAGTACACCGCGGCACCTCGGCTCGACGAGCGATGGAAGGTCTATTGCGTGCGCGGACCGCTGACCGCGCAAGCGCTCGGACTCGACGAACGGCTGGTCGCAGCCGACGCCGCTGTGCTGGTCAATCGGCACTTGAGGAAAGAGGTCCCGAAGCGCTTCAAGGTCAGCTACATCCCGCATTGGCAGAGCCTGTTGAACGGCAACTGGCCCAGGGCCTGTGAATTGGCGGACGTCGAACTGATCGATCCGCGTTGGCCGGTCGATCGGGTTCTCGAGATGATCCAGGCCTCGAGCACGGTCATTACCGAGGCGATGCACGGCGCCATCGTGGCGGATGCGCTACGGGTGCCCTGGGTGCCGGTGCTTCCGTTCCACCGATCGCATCGATTCAAATGGTCGGATTGGGCCGGCGCCCTCAGGATCGATCTCCGACCCTACCCGACCTTTCCTGCGACGTTGCACGACCTCTGGGTTTCCAAGACGGGCAGGGATGGCAACTGGATGTCCAGCAAGAACCGGCTGATTCAACTGGCCGTCGGAGCAGCCAACGACACGCTGCCCTATGCCGCCGCGCGCGGATTGCGGCGGTTGAGCGAGATGGAGCCGGTGCTCAGTTCCGATATCGCGCTCGCGAGGGCTGTCTCGAAGCTTGAGGAAGCCGCGGATCAGATCCGGCGCGATTTTCATCGTTGA
- a CDS encoding glycosyltransferase family 2 protein, whose translation MSVALPDSMTVMLADVHCVRCHRFSNLIKARANRMHEVALTLVLCSRNGMRTVGKCLDHIRSMDGADAIEVVLVDNGSTDGTFAAMQEFCTANPALWRAILESKPGNSAGRNTGVAASSGEVILFIDDDCYPDRGFASAWRTVFAQDPGLGFGSGRILPYDAQQSPLGCNTSTTTQILSSSTFVQRGFVQGSNMAFRRQCLTDAGMFDSRFGAGTPFAGEEWEVAVRASYAGWTGGYFPEPSVAHDHGRFDDEAFVRGHYYDIGAGAVYAKHLLTAHAPATVVEIARDIRRQIRKRAAVGPLFGGAVQYYSTMLRQPRS comes from the coding sequence ATGTCGGTTGCGCTACCTGACTCAATGACCGTAATGTTGGCCGACGTTCACTGCGTCAGATGTCATCGGTTCTCGAACCTGATCAAGGCCCGAGCAAATAGAATGCACGAAGTTGCACTAACGTTGGTCCTGTGCTCTCGAAATGGAATGAGGACCGTCGGAAAATGTCTGGATCATATCCGGTCGATGGACGGCGCTGATGCTATCGAGGTTGTGCTCGTCGACAATGGTTCGACGGATGGCACCTTCGCGGCCATGCAGGAGTTCTGCACGGCCAACCCTGCTCTGTGGCGCGCCATCCTGGAGAGCAAGCCGGGCAATTCGGCCGGTCGAAATACCGGAGTTGCGGCGTCTTCCGGCGAAGTCATCCTCTTCATCGACGATGATTGCTACCCTGATCGCGGTTTTGCATCGGCCTGGAGAACGGTATTCGCGCAAGATCCCGGATTGGGCTTTGGTTCGGGAAGAATCCTGCCGTATGACGCACAGCAGTCGCCGCTTGGCTGCAACACCAGCACCACAACACAGATTCTATCCTCGTCCACCTTTGTTCAGCGAGGATTCGTTCAGGGGTCCAACATGGCATTCAGGCGTCAGTGTTTGACCGATGCCGGCATGTTCGACAGCCGCTTTGGGGCCGGCACGCCGTTTGCCGGCGAGGAATGGGAAGTTGCCGTCAGAGCGTCATATGCCGGCTGGACGGGCGGGTATTTCCCGGAGCCAAGCGTGGCTCACGATCACGGCCGCTTTGACGACGAGGCGTTCGTTCGCGGGCACTACTACGACATCGGCGCCGGCGCGGTGTACGCCAAGCACCTTTTGACTGCGCATGCGCCTGCGACCGTCGTGGAGATCGCGCGGGACATCCGCAGACAGATCAGGAAGCGCGCCGCCGTGGGGCCGCTATTCGGAGGGGCCGTGCAATATTACTCGACCATGCTGCGTCAGCCGCGATCATGA
- a CDS encoding lipopolysaccharide biosynthesis protein — MFWSSVNSVIPSLAGFLVFLVTSRYLGPAEFGVVALAGSLVALLAVLLPSGFAEAIVQRSSVDDIHLDSTFWAASICALVAYAVLAICSGPFSRMLGSEWVAVLLPVAGLRLFADAAGIVPQAIITRRMSFELIAGRTLLATVVSAALTVLLLVAGYGVWALLIAQLSSSVTATVAAMWGAGWRPKFRISLDALKSLARYGAFSSGTRAMQALTTQADPAIVGLYLGPHQAGIYAFSRNLFQMILNVLATPIGAVAHPMFSSIQENVDRVRKGFLLATFLSSALSFPVFIGFAMVADLAVPVVFGSRWVDTVDPIRLYCGLGLMACIGVIQGSLINSRGHAHWWFYYQLAAGIVTLGILVLMSRFGVTTLLAAVLIATIARWPFAVIKTSRLLSEPVSDYLRVFVGPAGSSAIMVAVIAATRHVLPELPPVVALTISIAVGAVSYLATMLVIARDQTMDVARLLAGSIGSKSQRHQGVASTPG, encoded by the coding sequence GTGTTCTGGTCGAGCGTCAATTCGGTCATACCGTCGCTTGCCGGCTTCCTCGTTTTCCTGGTGACGTCGCGCTATCTCGGTCCCGCCGAGTTTGGCGTTGTCGCCCTTGCGGGCAGTCTCGTTGCGTTGCTCGCGGTGTTGTTGCCTTCCGGTTTTGCCGAGGCGATCGTTCAGAGGTCGTCGGTGGACGATATTCATCTCGACTCGACGTTCTGGGCGGCGTCGATCTGCGCGCTCGTCGCGTACGCCGTGCTTGCGATCTGCAGTGGACCGTTCAGTCGAATGCTCGGCTCGGAGTGGGTAGCCGTGCTGCTGCCCGTCGCCGGGCTCAGATTGTTCGCGGATGCCGCCGGCATCGTTCCGCAGGCCATCATTACGCGAAGAATGTCCTTTGAACTGATTGCCGGTCGGACATTGCTCGCCACGGTGGTGTCGGCTGCACTGACCGTGCTCCTTCTCGTGGCCGGCTACGGTGTTTGGGCACTCCTCATCGCGCAACTGTCCTCATCCGTCACCGCGACGGTGGCCGCGATGTGGGGAGCAGGGTGGCGGCCGAAATTCCGGATCAGCTTGGATGCGCTCAAATCGCTCGCGCGTTACGGCGCGTTTTCGTCGGGAACACGCGCGATGCAGGCGCTGACGACGCAAGCGGATCCGGCGATCGTCGGACTCTACCTGGGGCCGCATCAAGCGGGCATCTATGCCTTTTCCCGGAACCTGTTCCAAATGATCCTCAACGTCCTGGCGACGCCGATCGGCGCGGTGGCCCATCCGATGTTCTCGTCGATCCAGGAAAACGTCGATCGGGTCAGGAAGGGGTTCCTGCTTGCGACGTTTCTGTCTTCGGCGTTGTCGTTTCCGGTCTTCATCGGGTTTGCGATGGTGGCGGATCTCGCGGTCCCCGTCGTTTTCGGATCGCGCTGGGTCGATACGGTCGATCCGATCCGGCTGTATTGCGGCCTGGGCTTGATGGCCTGCATCGGTGTGATTCAGGGCAGCCTCATCAACAGCCGCGGCCACGCGCATTGGTGGTTTTATTACCAGCTTGCCGCCGGAATCGTCACGCTGGGCATCCTGGTGCTGATGTCGAGGTTCGGCGTGACCACGCTGCTGGCTGCCGTCCTGATCGCGACCATCGCCCGATGGCCGTTTGCCGTGATCAAGACCTCGCGGCTCCTGTCGGAGCCGGTGTCGGATTATCTACGGGTCTTCGTCGGTCCGGCCGGCTCCAGCGCGATCATGGTCGCGGTCATTGCCGCCACACGACATGTTCTTCCAGAGCTTCCGCCAGTCGTTGCGCTGACTATCAGCATTGCTGTTGGAGCGGTGTCATATCTTGCGACGATGCTGGTGATCGCCAGGGATCAGACCATGGATGTCGCGAGGCTGCTCGCTGGATCGATCGGGTCGAAGTCGCAGCGGCATCAAGGAGTGGCGTCTACGCCTGGTTGA
- a CDS encoding beta-1,6-N-acetylglucosaminyltransferase, with protein MNVAYLILAHTRPEQLARLVCELQSPSTEMFVHIDAHADIDPFRRAVGFRAHFTTNRIPIHWGDYSLIRAALVLMEEALVSPRRHDYLVLISGTDYPLRSAAEIEDFFRENNGLEFIDSVAMPSEAAAKPLSRLTHYKGRPGPVGWCVGKGRRLLGGLGLVPMARDYKKWFGELVPHAGNQWWALTRGACIYIQKFAADHPKFMKFYENTHVPDEMVFQTILANSPFRSNMRRSITYSDWSGGGANPSEIGERHIAMFRANPRMRIDGIYGSGELLFCRKVTDAAVSDQLAVMIRQRNARM; from the coding sequence ATGAATGTCGCTTATCTCATCCTTGCCCACACACGGCCGGAGCAGCTTGCTCGGCTGGTTTGTGAGCTCCAGTCACCGTCCACGGAGATGTTTGTGCATATCGATGCCCATGCGGACATCGATCCGTTCCGCCGGGCGGTCGGTTTCCGCGCACATTTCACGACGAACCGAATTCCTATTCATTGGGGCGACTATTCGTTGATCCGGGCGGCCCTTGTGCTCATGGAGGAGGCGTTGGTGTCGCCGCGCCGCCACGATTATCTGGTCTTGATCAGCGGGACGGATTATCCGCTCCGCTCGGCGGCCGAAATTGAGGATTTCTTTCGTGAAAACAACGGCCTTGAATTCATCGATTCGGTGGCGATGCCGTCCGAGGCTGCTGCAAAACCGCTGTCGCGCCTGACACACTACAAGGGCCGTCCCGGACCGGTTGGCTGGTGCGTCGGCAAGGGCCGTAGGCTGCTCGGGGGGCTCGGCTTGGTGCCGATGGCGCGCGACTACAAGAAGTGGTTCGGCGAGCTCGTCCCTCACGCCGGCAACCAGTGGTGGGCGCTGACTCGCGGCGCGTGCATCTACATCCAGAAATTCGCTGCCGATCATCCGAAGTTCATGAAGTTCTATGAGAACACCCATGTGCCCGATGAGATGGTGTTTCAGACCATCCTTGCGAACTCGCCGTTTCGTTCGAACATGCGGCGCAGCATCACCTATTCGGACTGGAGCGGGGGCGGAGCAAACCCGTCGGAGATCGGCGAGCGCCACATCGCGATGTTCCGCGCCAATCCGCGCATGAGGATCGATGGCATCTACGGCTCCGGCGAACTGTTGTTTTGTCGCAAGGTCACCGACGCCGCCGTCTCCGATCAACTTGCAGTCATGATCCGGCAACGCAACGCGCGTATGTGA
- a CDS encoding acyltransferase, with protein sequence MTPGTALDQKSSKQLLTIQYLRGVASVMVVLHHIRNPWPNLYNPLEKFAMGEAGVDIFFIISGVVMYVSSRVESPAVFAGLRLIRVAPLYWILTLCAASLLLLSGGAKPGLPLVNDVMLSAMFVPHHSSIFPSTIWPVLNPGWTLYFEMFFYLIFAIGLLFRKPLLISLCLISLLVALGLFVSTDESIFHTYTHPLLMYTHPLMLEFAGGIVLGWLFLNGKIPNLWLLLPIGFVALFAVHALQLPHLFLLNGLCAASIMVGAVAAERSFKIPDMGWLRLLGDASYSIYLTHALTLFVFRRLFLRLPLEGPLQFASFAILAATVSLLVGFVVYFKVERPMTRWLRGQFLSVFAVERVRTGRRLQEAGSSVSMVQPAGE encoded by the coding sequence ATGACACCTGGAACGGCGCTGGATCAAAAATCCTCTAAGCAGCTCTTGACCATTCAGTATCTGCGCGGCGTCGCGTCCGTGATGGTGGTCCTGCACCACATCAGGAATCCCTGGCCGAATCTGTACAACCCGCTCGAGAAATTCGCGATGGGCGAGGCTGGAGTCGATATCTTTTTCATCATCAGCGGTGTGGTGATGTACGTTTCGTCGCGGGTTGAATCGCCTGCAGTTTTCGCCGGATTGCGGCTCATTCGGGTTGCGCCTCTGTACTGGATCCTGACGTTGTGTGCGGCGAGCCTGCTCTTGCTGTCCGGAGGGGCCAAGCCCGGCCTCCCGCTCGTGAACGACGTGATGCTTTCCGCGATGTTCGTTCCGCACCACAGCTCGATCTTTCCCAGCACGATCTGGCCGGTGCTGAATCCAGGCTGGACGCTTTATTTCGAAATGTTCTTCTACCTGATCTTTGCGATCGGCCTGTTGTTTCGCAAACCGCTGCTGATCTCGCTTTGCCTGATCTCGCTGCTCGTTGCGTTGGGGCTCTTTGTCTCGACCGATGAATCGATCTTTCACACCTACACGCACCCGCTCTTGATGTATACGCACCCCCTGATGCTGGAGTTCGCGGGCGGCATTGTGTTGGGATGGTTGTTCCTGAACGGGAAGATCCCCAACCTCTGGCTGCTCTTGCCGATAGGGTTTGTGGCGCTGTTCGCGGTGCATGCCTTGCAGCTTCCGCATTTGTTCCTGTTGAACGGATTGTGCGCAGCATCGATCATGGTCGGTGCGGTTGCGGCTGAACGATCATTCAAGATACCCGACATGGGTTGGCTGCGACTGCTTGGGGATGCGAGCTATTCGATCTATCTGACGCACGCGTTGACGCTCTTCGTATTTCGCCGCTTGTTTCTTCGGCTGCCATTGGAAGGCCCGCTGCAGTTTGCGTCATTCGCAATTCTTGCCGCGACGGTCTCGCTGCTGGTGGGATTTGTGGTCTACTTCAAGGTCGAGCGTCCGATGACGCGGTGGCTGCGTGGGCAGTTTCTTTCAGTCTTCGCGGTCGAGCGTGTGCGAACAGGCCGGCGATTGCAGGAGGCAGGCTCGTCGGTCTCCATGGTCCAGCCGGCGGGTGAGTAG
- a CDS encoding galactosyl transferase, which produces MLTFIIPVRHPANSKNWDALKARLAQTITSISGQNSDRWQAIIVANNGADLPALPKGFSVERVDFAPNPKHERGAADDVEVFRDFFRIDKGRRVRAGMLAAQNASFFMIVDDDDFVSSRLADYVARHPDENGWYIDRGYMWSEGNLLLGAISKFFMLCGTSHIINARLYDLERLKGNDANDYLKRMLGSHIAVAQELAAAGTPLKVLPFFGAIYRVGHPGAHSNSAGLLATFFKKATLANPLRFIRTALSLRLLTPKLRREFFGAERA; this is translated from the coding sequence ATGCTGACCTTCATCATACCAGTGCGCCATCCGGCAAATTCCAAGAACTGGGACGCTCTCAAAGCGCGGCTGGCACAAACCATAACATCGATCTCGGGTCAGAATAGTGACCGCTGGCAAGCCATCATTGTGGCGAATAACGGTGCGGACCTGCCTGCCCTGCCGAAAGGCTTTTCAGTCGAACGCGTCGATTTTGCGCCAAACCCGAAGCATGAACGTGGTGCCGCAGACGATGTCGAGGTCTTCCGCGATTTCTTCCGCATCGATAAGGGACGCCGCGTGCGCGCAGGAATGCTGGCCGCGCAGAATGCTAGCTTCTTTATGATTGTCGACGATGACGATTTCGTCAGTTCCCGGCTCGCCGACTACGTCGCCCGGCATCCCGACGAGAATGGCTGGTATATCGACCGCGGCTACATGTGGAGTGAGGGCAACCTGTTGCTCGGAGCCATTTCAAAGTTCTTCATGCTTTGCGGCACCTCTCATATCATCAACGCCCGGCTGTATGATTTGGAGAGGCTCAAAGGAAACGATGCGAACGACTACCTGAAGCGCATGCTTGGCAGCCATATCGCCGTTGCCCAAGAGTTGGCCGCAGCGGGAACCCCGCTCAAGGTGCTCCCATTCTTCGGCGCGATCTATCGGGTCGGACATCCGGGAGCCCACAGCAATTCCGCCGGGCTGCTCGCCACCTTCTTCAAGAAAGCAACGCTGGCCAATCCGCTCCGCTTCATCAGGACCGCACTATCGCTCAGACTCCTGACACCGAAGCTGCGGCGCGAGTTCTTCGGAGCCGAGCGGGCATAA
- a CDS encoding glycoside hydrolase family 16 protein, whose translation MNLTEIAKRVLPILLLLTAALTATSTPARSAGWELVFSDEFNGDKLDRTKWATRYLYSNETMDHFNDENQRYRDGHVVADGVLNLIAKKMPGSPNLYESAMIRSHRTFYYGYYEARVFLPNAKGVWPAFWLEADYDIDGKTWHPPEIDIFEFVINGVEDKANSLHSNVVAPFDPKQYTHVDRSFELKFQNMYGSEDLNQGWHTAGFVWAPDKISLFWDGKLIYTRNYQWLRSDGKLGPPAHVDLNFAVGGSKWAGRHGIDEAAFPQTFKIDYVRVCQYTTSERGGRQCGPSQLTPDPKQFGYSAPLNDMAKPAFLPVSKVVAGKQPNAGVLALSTSDKLNVEIPLKVPADYPSNRTLQLTVYDKATGAIVSSANTKLQVEPGKKPADGSITAMASLPAVGRPGNYILFGRLASEVNNGNGTKQTLSSPVTCSTEVVQPPKATVCKLLNLDVQAPQSQSH comes from the coding sequence ATGAACCTCACCGAGATTGCTAAGCGCGTTCTCCCGATACTGCTGTTGTTGACTGCGGCGCTGACAGCAACGTCGACGCCGGCGCGGTCGGCAGGATGGGAACTGGTGTTTTCGGACGAGTTCAACGGCGACAAGCTCGATCGCACCAAATGGGCCACGCGTTATCTTTATTCGAATGAGACGATGGACCACTTCAACGACGAGAACCAACGCTATCGCGACGGCCACGTCGTGGCGGACGGCGTTCTAAATCTGATTGCAAAGAAGATGCCGGGATCGCCCAACCTGTACGAATCCGCGATGATCCGCAGTCATCGAACGTTCTACTACGGGTATTATGAAGCGCGCGTGTTCCTGCCCAACGCCAAGGGAGTCTGGCCGGCGTTCTGGCTCGAGGCCGACTACGATATCGACGGCAAGACCTGGCATCCGCCGGAGATCGACATCTTCGAGTTTGTCATCAATGGCGTCGAGGACAAGGCGAACTCGCTGCACTCGAATGTGGTGGCGCCCTTCGATCCGAAGCAATACACCCATGTCGACCGCTCGTTCGAGCTCAAATTCCAGAACATGTATGGAAGCGAGGATCTCAATCAGGGGTGGCACACCGCCGGCTTCGTGTGGGCGCCCGACAAGATCTCGCTGTTCTGGGATGGCAAGCTGATCTACACGCGTAACTACCAATGGCTGCGCAGCGACGGAAAGCTTGGACCGCCCGCGCATGTCGATCTCAACTTTGCCGTCGGCGGCAGCAAATGGGCTGGGCGGCACGGCATTGACGAGGCCGCGTTTCCGCAGACCTTCAAGATCGATTATGTGCGCGTGTGTCAGTACACGACCTCCGAACGCGGCGGCCGGCAATGCGGGCCGAGCCAATTGACGCCGGATCCGAAGCAATTCGGCTATTCTGCGCCGCTTAACGACATGGCGAAACCGGCGTTCCTGCCTGTCAGCAAGGTGGTCGCGGGCAAGCAGCCCAACGCGGGCGTCCTGGCGCTGAGCACCAGCGACAAGCTCAACGTCGAAATTCCCCTGAAAGTCCCGGCCGATTATCCGTCCAACCGGACGCTTCAGCTGACTGTTTACGACAAGGCGACCGGAGCCATCGTGTCGTCAGCCAATACCAAACTGCAGGTCGAACCCGGCAAGAAGCCGGCCGACGGCTCGATCACTGCGATGGCCTCGCTGCCCGCCGTGGGGCGCCCCGGAAACTATATTCTGTTTGGCCGGCTGGCCTCAGAGGTGAACAACGGCAACGGAACAAAGCAGACGTTGTCGAGTCCTGTGACATGCAGCACGGAGGTCGTCCAGCCCCCAAAGGCGACGGTGTGCAAGCTATTAAACCTGGATGTGCAGGCGCCGCAGTCACAATCGCATTGA